A region from the Chrysoperla carnea chromosome 4, inChrCarn1.1, whole genome shotgun sequence genome encodes:
- the LOC123298306 gene encoding SAGA-associated factor 11 homolog, translating into MVHFFEINRKMSQQDSVDKYINQACEQFNVIVKHPNLLEVVSESLYEELLDEIILGICFDAHRSYKRGHLNLEEMPSQLEQVDNLTLNNQDSIKCVCPKCKKRLVAFKFAWHLNNCMGFGRNSTRIANMKINGKDMDSSSIYSNAASDDENDADWRGEKKRRKRDNRGSNKRKHKASEPDIAVSRSMGATSYGATTSSSLTNSKQICGVITKHSKKKCKNVNCTHHIEQRKSMKCEGDSMNVDIEGNDDVSSEMIRGDSSIDLNSNASSPANSSHGSSRKKDKSSKGRSKSSKKSSRRSLSCN; encoded by the coding sequence ATGgttcattttttcgaaattaatcgAAAGATGAGTCAACAAGATAGTGtcgataaatatataaatcaagCATGTGAACAAtttaatgtaattgtaaaacatCCGAACCTTTTGGAAGTGGTTAGTGAGAGTTTGTACGAGGAGCTATTAGACGAAATAATTCTAGGAATATGTTTCGATGCACATAGAAGCTACAAACGTGGTCATCTAAATCTCGAAGAGATGCCATCCCAGTTAGAACAAGTTGATAATCTTACGCTTAATAACCAAGATTCCATAAAATGCGTCTGTCCCAAATGTAAAAAGCGCTTAGTCGCTTTTAAATTTGCTTGGCATTTAAATAATTGCATGGGATTTGGGCGTAATAGTACACGTATtgcaaatatgaaaattaatggGAAGGATATGGATAGTAGTAGTATTTATTCGAATGCGGCAAGCGATGATGAAAATGATGCTGATTGGCGTGGTGAGAAAAAACGACGAAAACGTGATAATCGTGGTAGCAATAAGCGGAAGCATAAAGCTTCTGAACCTGATATTGCGGTATCACGTTCTATGGGCGCCACATCGTATGGAGCAACAACATCGTCAAGTTTAACAAATTCGAAGCAAATTTGTGGGGTAATTACGAAACATTCGAAGAAGAAATGTAAGAACGTGAATTGCACCCACCATATTGAGCAAAGAAAGTCTATGAAATGTGAAGGAGATTCAATGAATGTTGATATTGAAGGTAATGACGATGTTAGCTCAGAAATGATTCGAGGAGATTCATCGATTGATTTAAATTCGAATGCATCGTCACCGGCAAATTCTTCACATGGATCGTCTAGGAAAAAAGATAAATCGTCAAAAGGGCGAAGTAAATCATCGAAAAAAAGTTCTAGACGTAGTTTatcatgtaattaa
- the LOC123298377 gene encoding syntaxin-8 produces MALINFDNDLDPWILEHDTCERLQRDIMEQLNSRSKERRTSDQFARLSASVRLGLKQYSGQIEQLKQKNDKASMYRTITSEEYERRTRQIELLQSKFVYMNSLFNEQHKDQSKLSEERSNLFGDTTASKNVRDLGTVDWGTGEEDTSIATASNAQIYSVADIKRTQQQLLEEQNKGLDHLSEIISRQKNIAETIHTEVGLQNEIIDDLADNMDRTHNRIRTETQNIRIIDRKDSTWGYWLIIISLFFCIVIVEIIL; encoded by the exons ATGGCCCtaatcaattttgataatgatttgGATCCTTg GATCTTGGAACATGATACATGTGAAAGATTACAAAGGGATATTATGGAACAACTTAATAGCCGGAGTAAAGAACGTCGAACATCGGATCAATTTGCACGCCTTTCAGCCTCTGTTCGGTTAGGATTGAAGCAATACAGTGGTCAAATTGAGcagttgaaacaaaaaaatgataaagctTCTATGTATAGAACAAT aacTTCTGAAGAATATGAACGAAGAACACGTCAGATTGAATTATTACAATCGAAGTTTGTTTACATGAATTCATTGTTTAATGAACAACATAAAGATCAAAGCAAATTATCAGAAGAAAGAAGTAATTTGTTTGGTGATACTACAGCAAGTAAAAATGTTCGAGATTTGGGAACTGTAGACTGGGGAACTGGAGAAGAAGATACATCGATTGCGACTGCATCCAATGCTCAAATTTATTCAGTTGCTGACATAAAACGAACACAACAACAATTACTTGAAG AACAAAATAAGGGATTGGATCATTTGTCTGAAATAATTtcaagacaaaaaaatattgctgAAACCATTCACACTGAGGTTGGCCTACAAAATG aaattattgatGATTTAGCTGATAATATGGACCGAACACATAATAGAATTCGTACTGAAACTCAAAACATTCGAATAATTGATCGTAAAGATTCAACTTGGG gttattggttaattataatttcattattcttCTGTAtagtaattgttgaaattatattataa